A single window of Usitatibacter rugosus DNA harbors:
- a CDS encoding phosphatidate cytidylyltransferase, with product MLLTRVLTALALMPAVLGMLIFAPRGWWSLFAMLFAAFASWEWSRLCGFQALAQRAWLAFSASIGAALFTLYVVSPLNLYPMVAQGLLWAAAAFWLFAVPWWLKEKLRPPPWVLGLAGWLVVWPFWIALVDLRDRSKWLLLAIALIVWIADIAAYFAGRKFGKRKLAPAISPGKSWEGVYGALTGVLIYGVILLVWSSGAAPTAWWIVFLAAMVLLTAVSVLGDLFESWMKRGAGVKDSSNLLPGHGGVLDRVDALTSTLPVAALLVSLKGTLG from the coding sequence ATGCTGCTCACGCGCGTCCTCACGGCGCTCGCCCTCATGCCGGCGGTCCTCGGCATGCTGATCTTCGCGCCGCGCGGCTGGTGGTCGCTCTTCGCGATGCTCTTCGCCGCCTTCGCATCCTGGGAGTGGTCGCGCCTCTGCGGCTTCCAGGCCCTCGCGCAGCGCGCCTGGCTCGCCTTCTCCGCCTCGATCGGCGCCGCGCTCTTCACGCTCTACGTGGTCTCGCCGCTCAACCTCTACCCGATGGTCGCGCAGGGCCTGCTGTGGGCCGCCGCGGCGTTCTGGCTCTTCGCGGTGCCCTGGTGGCTCAAGGAGAAGCTGCGGCCGCCGCCGTGGGTCCTGGGGCTCGCCGGCTGGCTCGTGGTGTGGCCGTTCTGGATCGCGCTGGTGGATCTGCGCGACCGCAGCAAGTGGCTGCTGCTGGCCATCGCGCTCATCGTGTGGATCGCCGACATCGCCGCCTACTTCGCCGGGCGCAAGTTCGGCAAGCGCAAGCTCGCCCCGGCCATCAGCCCCGGCAAGTCGTGGGAGGGCGTGTACGGAGCGCTCACCGGCGTGCTGATCTACGGCGTCATCCTGCTCGTCTGGTCGTCGGGCGCCGCGCCCACGGCCTGGTGGATCGTCTTCCTGGCCGCGATGGTGCTGCTCACCGCGGTGAGCGTGCTGGGCGACCTCTTCGAGTCGTGGATGAAGCGCGGAGCGGGCGTGAAGGACTCGAGCAATCTCCTGCCCGGCCACGGCGGCGTGCTCGACCGTGTCGATGCGCTCACTTCAACGCTACCGGTCGCGGCCCTGCTGGTCTCGCTCAAAGGGACCCTCGGGTGA
- the pyrH gene encoding UMP kinase, with the protein MPVAPQAQNDATVKPAYQRILLKLSGEALMGDDAFGINRAMLAKLVAEVKEVVDMGVQVGIVIGGGNIFRGVSQGAAGMDRANADYMGMLATVINAIALGDAMNRGGLVARVQSALTIEPVVEPYIRGKAIRYLEEGKVVIFAAGTGNPFFTTDTAAALRGREVEAQIVLKATKVDGVYTADPMKDKTATRYNKLTFDEAFVKNLKVMDATALALCRDQKLPINVFSIFKAGALKRVVMGEDEGTLVHN; encoded by the coding sequence ATGCCGGTCGCCCCGCAGGCCCAGAACGACGCGACCGTGAAACCGGCCTACCAACGCATCCTCCTCAAGCTGTCCGGGGAGGCGTTGATGGGCGATGACGCGTTCGGCATCAATCGCGCGATGCTGGCAAAGCTCGTGGCGGAGGTGAAGGAAGTCGTCGACATGGGCGTGCAGGTCGGCATCGTGATCGGCGGCGGCAACATCTTCCGCGGCGTCTCGCAAGGCGCCGCGGGAATGGACCGCGCCAACGCCGACTACATGGGCATGCTCGCCACCGTGATCAACGCGATCGCCCTCGGCGATGCGATGAACCGAGGCGGCCTCGTGGCACGCGTGCAATCGGCGCTCACCATCGAGCCCGTGGTCGAGCCCTACATCCGCGGCAAGGCCATCCGCTACCTCGAAGAAGGCAAGGTCGTGATCTTCGCGGCCGGCACCGGCAACCCGTTCTTCACCACGGATACGGCGGCGGCTCTCCGCGGCCGCGAGGTCGAGGCGCAGATCGTGCTGAAGGCCACCAAGGTGGACGGCGTCTACACCGCCGACCCGATGAAGGACAAGACGGCCACGCGCTACAACAAGCTCACCTTCGACGAGGCGTTCGTGAAGAACCTGAAGGTGATGGACGCCACGGCGCTGGCGCTGTGCCGCGACCAGAAGCTGCCCATCAACGTGTTCTCGATCTTCAAGGCCGGGGCGCTGAAGCGCGTGGTGATGGGCGAGGACGAAGGCACGCTGGTTCACAACTGA
- the rpsB gene encoding 30S ribosomal protein S2 gives MSVTMRQMLEAGVHFGHQTRFWNPKMSPFIFGARNKIHIINLEKSLPMYQDALKYVRQLTANKGQILFVGTKRQAREIVKEEAIRAGAPYVDYRWLGGMLTNFKTVKGSIKRLKDMDQMVADGSMEKLSKKEQLTLSREKDKLERSLGGIKDMGGVPDALFIIDVGFHKIAVTEAKKLGIPIVGVVDTNNSLDGVNYVIPGNDDSTRAIRLYARGVADAILEGRSQVIQEMVAQPTSEDFVEVEEAVKQ, from the coding sequence ATGTCCGTCACCATGCGCCAGATGCTGGAGGCCGGCGTGCACTTCGGCCACCAGACCCGTTTCTGGAACCCGAAGATGTCCCCGTTCATCTTCGGCGCCCGCAACAAGATCCACATCATCAACCTCGAGAAGAGCCTTCCGATGTACCAGGATGCGCTCAAGTACGTGCGCCAGCTCACCGCGAACAAGGGGCAGATCCTGTTCGTCGGCACGAAGCGCCAGGCCCGTGAAATCGTGAAGGAAGAGGCGATCCGCGCCGGTGCCCCCTACGTCGACTACCGTTGGCTGGGCGGCATGCTCACGAACTTCAAGACGGTCAAGGGGTCCATCAAGCGCCTGAAGGACATGGACCAGATGGTCGCCGACGGCTCGATGGAGAAGCTCTCCAAGAAGGAGCAGCTCACCCTCAGCCGCGAGAAGGACAAGCTGGAGCGTTCGCTCGGCGGCATCAAGGACATGGGCGGCGTGCCGGATGCGCTGTTCATCATCGACGTGGGCTTCCACAAGATCGCCGTGACGGAGGCCAAGAAGCTCGGCATCCCCATCGTCGGCGTCGTGGACACGAACAACTCCCTGGACGGCGTGAACTACGTCATCCCGGGCAACGACGACTCGACCCGCGCCATCCGCCTCTACGCCCGTGGCGTTGCGGACGCGATCCTCGAGGGCCGCAGCCAGGTCATCCAGGAGATGGTGGCGCAGCCGACCTCGGAAGACTTCGTCGAGGTCGAGGAAGCCGTCAAGCAGTAA
- a CDS encoding OmpH family outer membrane protein: MSAASAADIKVGFVNTERVFREAAPAKRAQQNLEREFATRNQELAKLEKQGRDLQTDLERETVTLTDAARREKERVLADISRNFQRLQREIREDLNLRRNQELAGVQERATRVINQIAEQEKFDLVVQEAVFASTRIDITDKVIRALSDK; the protein is encoded by the coding sequence ATGTCCGCCGCGAGTGCGGCCGACATCAAGGTTGGCTTCGTGAACACCGAGCGTGTGTTCCGCGAAGCGGCGCCCGCCAAGCGCGCGCAGCAGAACCTCGAGCGCGAATTCGCCACCCGCAACCAGGAGCTCGCCAAGCTGGAGAAGCAGGGCCGCGACCTGCAGACGGATCTCGAACGCGAAACGGTGACGCTCACCGATGCCGCGCGCCGCGAGAAGGAGCGCGTGCTGGCCGACATCAGCCGCAATTTCCAGCGCCTGCAGCGCGAGATCCGCGAGGACCTCAACCTGAGAAGGAACCAGGAGCTGGCCGGCGTCCAGGAGCGCGCGACGCGCGTCATCAACCAGATCGCCGAGCAGGAGAAGTTCGACCTCGTCGTGCAGGAAGCGGTGTTCGCGAGCACCCGCATCGACATCACGGACAAGGTCATTCGCGCTCTGTCCGACAAGTGA
- the rseP gene encoding RIP metalloprotease RseP gives MSTALTYLFSFLATVAILVVFHELGHYWAARICKVKILKFSVGFGRVLWSRRVGPDQTEWAIAAVPLGGYVKMLDEREEDVAAKDLPRAFNRQSVWRRIFIVGAGPVANFVLAILFFWLLFVTGVPGEKPVTAEPVRNTPAALAGIANGDTFVAINDEPVQTWGDVNWRLLKEAVNRSKVRVEVIEASGRRGYRTLDLSGTTADDVDGSLLNKLGLRPYVLRSPAVLGSVLPDRAGARAGLQPGDRVVGVNGTPVATWVEFTTIVRANAEKPLKLDVERRGARLEITATPDADGKGKSRIGLLGVGVSEELKREAASMRTTVSYDALTALPKAAYKVWDLSVFSLKLLWRMITGEVSWKNLSGPITIADYAGQSAQAGWVTFLTFLAFVSVSLGVLNLLPIPLLDGGHLVYYFAEIVKGSPVSERTMEIGQRVGLALLLGLTFFAFYNDINRLFTG, from the coding sequence ATGAGCACCGCTCTCACCTACCTCTTCTCGTTCCTCGCCACCGTCGCCATCCTCGTGGTCTTCCACGAGCTCGGCCACTACTGGGCGGCGCGCATCTGCAAGGTGAAGATCCTCAAGTTCTCCGTGGGCTTTGGCCGCGTGCTCTGGTCGCGCCGCGTCGGCCCCGACCAGACGGAATGGGCGATCGCCGCGGTCCCGCTGGGTGGCTACGTGAAGATGCTGGACGAGCGCGAGGAAGACGTCGCCGCGAAGGACCTGCCGCGCGCCTTCAACCGCCAGAGCGTGTGGCGCCGCATCTTCATCGTCGGCGCCGGCCCCGTGGCGAACTTCGTGCTCGCGATCCTCTTCTTCTGGCTGCTCTTCGTGACCGGCGTGCCGGGCGAGAAGCCCGTGACCGCCGAGCCCGTCCGCAATACGCCCGCGGCCCTGGCCGGCATCGCCAACGGCGACACGTTCGTCGCCATCAACGACGAGCCGGTGCAGACGTGGGGCGACGTGAACTGGCGCCTGCTCAAGGAGGCGGTCAATCGCAGCAAGGTGCGCGTCGAGGTCATCGAGGCCTCCGGCCGCCGCGGCTACCGCACGCTGGACCTCTCGGGCACCACCGCCGACGATGTGGACGGCTCGCTCCTCAACAAGCTGGGCCTGCGGCCCTACGTGCTGCGCTCGCCGGCGGTGTTGGGCAGCGTCCTCCCGGATCGCGCGGGCGCCCGCGCCGGCCTGCAGCCCGGCGACCGCGTCGTCGGCGTGAACGGCACACCCGTGGCCACGTGGGTCGAATTCACCACCATCGTGCGGGCCAACGCCGAGAAGCCGCTCAAGCTCGACGTGGAGCGCCGTGGAGCGCGCCTGGAGATCACCGCCACCCCCGATGCCGACGGCAAGGGCAAGAGCCGCATCGGCCTGCTGGGCGTGGGCGTGAGCGAGGAGCTGAAGCGGGAAGCCGCGAGCATGCGCACCACCGTCTCGTACGACGCGCTCACGGCCCTGCCCAAGGCCGCCTACAAGGTCTGGGACCTCTCCGTCTTCAGCCTGAAGCTGCTGTGGCGGATGATCACGGGCGAGGTGTCCTGGAAGAATCTCTCGGGGCCGATCACCATCGCGGACTACGCGGGACAGTCGGCCCAGGCGGGCTGGGTCACGTTCCTCACCTTCCTCGCCTTCGTGAGCGTGAGCCTCGGCGTGCTCAACCTCCTCCCGATACCCCTGCTGGATGGGGGTCACCTAGTGTATTATTTCGCCGAAATCGTGAAGGGTAGTCCGGTCTCCGAACGCACGATGGAAATCGGCCAGCGTGTAGGGCTCGCGCTCCTCCTGGGCCTCACGTTCTTCGCTTTCTACAACGACATCAATCGATTGTTCACCGGTTGA
- the frr gene encoding ribosome recycling factor, with the protein MNIADIKKTATEKMAKSVETLKNDLAKVRTGRAHVGILDHLRVDYYGSPMPINQVANVTLSDARTISIQPFEKKMIQAVEKAIRDSDLGVNPAVTGDVIRVPTPMLTEERRKELTKIVKHEGENAKVAVRNIRRDALQHLKDMEDVGEDEEKRAAGDVQKMTDKSIADIDKLVADKEKDLMAV; encoded by the coding sequence ATGAATATCGCCGACATCAAGAAGACGGCCACGGAGAAGATGGCCAAGTCCGTGGAGACGCTCAAGAACGACCTCGCGAAGGTCCGCACCGGGCGCGCCCACGTGGGCATCCTCGACCACCTGCGCGTGGACTACTACGGCTCGCCCATGCCGATCAACCAGGTGGCCAACGTCACGCTCTCCGACGCGCGCACCATCTCCATCCAGCCCTTCGAGAAGAAGATGATCCAGGCGGTGGAGAAGGCGATCCGCGATTCCGACCTCGGCGTGAACCCCGCCGTGACCGGAGACGTGATCCGCGTCCCGACCCCGATGCTGACCGAGGAGCGCCGCAAGGAGCTCACCAAGATCGTGAAGCACGAGGGCGAGAACGCGAAGGTTGCCGTGCGCAACATCCGCCGCGACGCCCTCCAGCACCTGAAGGACATGGAAGACGTCGGCGAGGACGAAGAGAAGCGCGCCGCCGGCGACGTCCAGAAGATGACCGACAAGTCGATCGCCGACATCGACAAGTTGGTGGCGGACAAAGAGAAGGACCTCATGGCGGTGTGA
- the ispC gene encoding 1-deoxy-D-xylulose-5-phosphate reductoisomerase has product MKRLTILGSTGSIGANTLDVVARHPGRYAVEALAAAKSDTKLLAQCLEHKPRYAVLVDAAAAERLQAALKAKGSDTQVLQGAQALERVATLPEVGAVMAAIVGAAGLPATLAAARAGKDVLLANKEALVMSGALFMRAVAEGGARLFPVDSEHSAIFQSLPDDFQCGRAGEVERSGIRRILLTASGGPFRTTPLDRLARVTPDQACAHPNWVMGRKISVDSATMMNKGLEVIEAHWLFGAPLEKIEVVVHPQSVIHSMVEYRDGSVMAQLGQPDMRTPIACALAWPERIEAGVEPLDFTTLGKLEFERLDTQRFPCVRLCQEAIRSGGTAPAVLNAANEVAVDAFLEGRMGYTDIARIIENVLGEIDVEGLDTLERVYAADVEARALASRYVARLPQVSRSSP; this is encoded by the coding sequence GTGAAGCGCCTCACGATCCTCGGCTCCACCGGCTCGATCGGCGCCAACACGCTCGATGTCGTGGCGCGCCATCCGGGCCGCTATGCCGTGGAAGCGCTCGCCGCGGCGAAGAGCGACACCAAGCTGCTCGCGCAGTGCCTCGAGCACAAGCCGCGCTACGCGGTGCTGGTCGATGCCGCCGCCGCGGAGCGCCTGCAGGCCGCGTTGAAGGCGAAGGGCAGCGATACGCAGGTCCTGCAAGGCGCGCAAGCGCTGGAGCGCGTGGCGACCCTGCCGGAAGTCGGCGCCGTCATGGCCGCCATCGTCGGCGCCGCGGGCCTGCCCGCCACGCTCGCCGCGGCGCGCGCCGGCAAGGACGTGCTGCTCGCCAACAAGGAAGCGCTGGTGATGTCGGGCGCGCTCTTCATGCGCGCCGTCGCCGAGGGTGGGGCGCGCCTCTTCCCCGTGGACAGCGAGCATTCGGCGATCTTCCAGTCGCTGCCCGACGACTTCCAGTGCGGGCGGGCGGGCGAGGTCGAGCGCTCGGGCATCCGCCGCATCCTGCTCACCGCCTCGGGCGGGCCGTTCCGCACCACGCCGCTCGATCGCCTCGCGCGCGTGACGCCCGACCAGGCCTGCGCCCATCCCAACTGGGTGATGGGCCGCAAGATCTCCGTCGATTCGGCCACGATGATGAACAAGGGCCTCGAGGTGATCGAGGCGCACTGGCTCTTCGGCGCCCCGCTGGAAAAGATCGAGGTCGTGGTCCACCCGCAGAGCGTGATCCACTCGATGGTCGAGTACCGCGACGGCTCGGTGATGGCGCAGCTGGGCCAGCCCGACATGCGCACGCCCATCGCCTGCGCGCTCGCATGGCCGGAGCGCATCGAGGCCGGCGTCGAGCCGCTCGATTTCACGACGCTCGGCAAGCTCGAGTTCGAGCGCCTCGACACGCAGCGCTTCCCCTGCGTGCGCCTCTGCCAGGAAGCGATCCGCAGCGGCGGCACGGCCCCGGCCGTGTTGAACGCCGCAAACGAGGTCGCCGTGGACGCTTTTCTCGAGGGCCGCATGGGCTACACCGACATCGCGCGAATCATCGAGAACGTTCTCGGCGAGATCGATGTCGAAGGGCTCGATACCCTGGAAAGGGTATACGCTGCGGACGTGGAGGCACGGGCTCTCGCCTCGCGCTACGTGGCGCGCCTCCCCCAGGTTTCCCGGTCCAGCCCATGA
- the map gene encoding type I methionyl aminopeptidase: MGIQIKSREDVDKLRVAGRLASEVLDFITPHVVPGVSTARLDELCHDYMVDVQRTIPAPLNYAPPGHRPYPKSICTSVNHQVCHGIPGEKILKAGDIVNIDITVIKDGWHGDTSRMFYVGEPSIQAKRLCEATWEAMWHGIAMVRPGATLGDIGSAVQHHAESKGYSVVREFCGHGIGKRFHEEPQILHYGRAGTGTELKEGMVFTVEPMINAGRRDIKQMNDGWTIVTRDHSLSAQWEHTVAVTADGVQVLTVSAHAPPPPAFAAERVSVPA; encoded by the coding sequence ATGGGAATCCAGATCAAGAGCCGTGAAGACGTCGACAAGCTGCGCGTGGCGGGCCGCCTCGCCTCGGAAGTGCTCGACTTCATCACCCCCCACGTTGTGCCGGGGGTATCCACGGCCCGGCTGGACGAGCTCTGCCACGACTACATGGTCGACGTGCAGCGCACCATTCCCGCGCCGCTCAACTACGCCCCGCCCGGCCACCGCCCCTATCCCAAGTCGATCTGCACCTCGGTGAACCACCAGGTCTGCCACGGCATCCCCGGCGAGAAGATCCTCAAGGCCGGCGACATCGTGAACATCGACATCACCGTCATCAAGGACGGCTGGCACGGCGACACCTCGCGCATGTTCTACGTGGGCGAGCCGTCCATCCAGGCCAAGCGCCTGTGCGAGGCCACGTGGGAAGCCATGTGGCATGGCATCGCCATGGTCCGCCCCGGCGCCACGCTGGGCGACATCGGCAGCGCCGTGCAGCACCACGCGGAATCGAAGGGCTACAGCGTCGTGCGCGAGTTCTGCGGCCACGGCATCGGCAAGCGCTTCCACGAGGAGCCGCAGATCCTCCACTACGGCCGCGCCGGCACCGGCACGGAGCTGAAGGAAGGCATGGTGTTCACCGTCGAGCCGATGATCAACGCCGGCCGGCGCGACATCAAGCAGATGAACGACGGCTGGACCATCGTCACCCGCGACCACAGCCTCTCGGCCCAGTGGGAGCACACCGTGGCGGTCACCGCCGACGGCGTGCAGGTGCTCACGGTCTCGGCCCACGCGCCCCCGCCGCCCGCGTTCGCGGCCGAGCGCGTCTCCGTCCCCGCGTAG
- the bamA gene encoding outer membrane protein assembly factor BamA, whose product MRSRLLALLLTLAGTLAAALPAFAIQPFVIKDIRVEGVQRTEAGTVFTYLPVKVGDRIDDDKASAAVKALYATGFYQDVRLEADGDILIVFVQERPAIASIDVDGAKEFTKENLKDGLKQAGISEAKIYDKSLLDRAEKELKRQYTSRGFYGAEVKTTVTPLERNRVALRFDIVEGSVTKIFDINIIGAKDFTEKQLLREMKLRTPGWFTWFTKDDQYSKQQLTADLESLRSFYLNRGYVEFNIESTQVSITPDREQIYIAIVITEGPVYRIGTTKFGGELIVNEPELRSLVTVLPNDVFSREKIVESTKRITDRLGNDGYSFANVNPVPELDREKRLASFTFYVDPGRRVYVRRVNVAGNQKTQDEVVRREMRQLESSWYSLEKIARSKERLQRTGYFQDVNIETPAVPGTGDQVDVNVNVTERNTGQLNFGVGYSEAEGLTIQASVSQANILGTGNLLAFQVNNGDVNKVYSLTYMNPYWTPDGVSRGFDFFRRDVDTNTLSVADYRTYSTGVGMRFGIPVTEYDGVNLGITFENTKLAIDEFSPIRYQQFVAEFGEKTNTLRTNLGFARDTRDSLVWPTKGWLNEIGVEVGIPPGDLLYYRANYQSQWFYTNERFLPWLTLMLNGEIGYADGYSGKPLPFFKNFYAGGVGSVRGFETASLGPRDLSGDVLGGDRRLVGNIELLFPMPGNKEKNVRLATFMDFGNVWGPAQKVSFSDLRASVGIAVSWDSPVGPLRFSIATPIKKEEGDKVERFQFQLGRVF is encoded by the coding sequence ATGCGTTCCCGGCTTCTCGCTCTCCTCCTCACTCTCGCCGGAACGCTCGCAGCAGCGCTCCCCGCGTTCGCCATCCAGCCGTTCGTGATCAAGGACATCCGCGTGGAGGGTGTCCAGCGCACGGAAGCGGGGACGGTGTTCACCTATCTGCCCGTGAAGGTCGGCGACAGGATCGACGACGACAAGGCCTCGGCCGCCGTGAAGGCGCTCTATGCCACGGGCTTCTACCAGGACGTGCGCCTCGAGGCCGACGGCGACATCCTCATCGTCTTCGTGCAGGAGCGCCCGGCCATCGCGTCCATCGACGTGGACGGCGCCAAGGAATTCACGAAGGAAAACCTGAAGGACGGCCTGAAGCAGGCCGGCATCTCGGAAGCGAAGATCTACGACAAGTCGCTGCTCGACCGCGCCGAGAAGGAATTGAAGCGCCAGTACACGAGCCGCGGCTTCTACGGCGCCGAGGTCAAGACCACGGTCACGCCGCTTGAGCGTAACCGCGTGGCGCTGCGCTTCGACATCGTCGAGGGCTCGGTCACCAAGATCTTCGACATCAACATCATCGGGGCCAAGGACTTCACCGAGAAGCAGCTGCTGCGCGAGATGAAGCTGCGCACGCCCGGCTGGTTCACGTGGTTCACGAAGGACGACCAGTACTCCAAGCAGCAGCTCACCGCCGACCTGGAGAGCCTGCGCTCGTTCTACCTCAACCGCGGCTACGTCGAGTTCAACATCGAGTCCACGCAGGTCTCGATCACGCCCGACCGCGAGCAGATCTACATCGCGATCGTGATCACCGAGGGCCCGGTCTACCGCATCGGCACCACCAAGTTCGGCGGCGAGCTCATCGTGAACGAGCCGGAGCTGCGCTCGCTGGTCACGGTGCTGCCGAACGACGTCTTCTCGCGCGAGAAGATCGTCGAATCCACCAAGCGCATCACCGACCGCCTCGGCAACGACGGCTACTCCTTCGCCAACGTGAACCCGGTGCCGGAGCTGGACCGCGAGAAGCGCCTCGCCTCGTTCACGTTCTACGTCGACCCGGGCCGGCGCGTGTACGTCCGCCGCGTGAACGTCGCCGGCAACCAGAAGACGCAGGACGAAGTCGTGCGCAGGGAGATGCGCCAGCTCGAGAGCTCGTGGTATTCGCTCGAGAAGATCGCGCGGTCGAAGGAGCGCCTGCAGCGCACCGGCTACTTCCAGGACGTGAACATCGAGACGCCGGCCGTCCCCGGCACCGGCGACCAGGTCGACGTGAACGTGAACGTCACCGAGCGCAATACCGGCCAGCTCAACTTCGGCGTGGGCTACTCCGAGGCCGAAGGCCTCACCATCCAGGCGTCGGTCTCGCAGGCCAACATCCTCGGCACCGGCAACCTGCTCGCCTTCCAGGTCAACAACGGCGACGTGAACAAGGTCTACTCGCTCACGTACATGAACCCGTACTGGACGCCGGATGGCGTCTCGCGAGGCTTCGACTTCTTCCGCCGCGACGTCGACACGAACACCCTGTCGGTGGCCGACTACCGCACGTACTCCACCGGCGTGGGCATGCGCTTCGGCATCCCGGTCACGGAATACGACGGCGTGAACCTCGGCATCACCTTCGAGAACACCAAGCTCGCGATCGACGAATTCAGCCCCATCCGCTACCAGCAATTCGTCGCCGAGTTCGGCGAGAAGACCAATACGCTCCGCACCAACCTCGGCTTCGCCCGCGACACGCGAGACAGCCTCGTGTGGCCGACCAAGGGCTGGCTGAACGAGATCGGCGTCGAGGTCGGCATCCCGCCGGGCGACCTCCTGTACTACCGCGCCAACTACCAGAGCCAGTGGTTCTACACGAACGAGCGCTTCCTCCCCTGGCTCACGCTGATGCTGAACGGCGAAATCGGCTACGCCGACGGCTACAGCGGCAAGCCGCTGCCGTTCTTCAAGAACTTCTACGCCGGCGGCGTGGGCTCCGTGCGCGGCTTCGAGACCGCGTCCCTGGGCCCGCGCGACCTGAGCGGCGACGTGCTGGGCGGCGACCGCCGCCTGGTCGGCAACATCGAGCTGCTCTTCCCGATGCCCGGCAACAAGGAAAAGAACGTCCGCCTCGCCACCTTCATGGACTTCGGCAACGTCTGGGGGCCGGCGCAAAAGGTGTCGTTCAGCGACCTCCGCGCTTCCGTCGGCATTGCGGTAAGCTGGGATTCGCCGGTGGGGCCGCTGCGGTTTTCCATCGCCACACCGATCAAGAAAGAGGAAGGCGACAAGGTGGAACGGTTCCAATTCCAGCTTGGCCGCGTGTTCTAA
- the uppS gene encoding polyprenyl diphosphate synthase, which produces MSEFDSSTQSIPETGHVPRHVAIIMDGNGRWAKNRFLPRVAGHRKGVESVRSVVKACAEGGVEYLTLFAFSSENWRRPPEEVTFLMQLFIRALEQEVEKLHANGIRFRVVGDIAAFDQRIRDLIRRAEELTEANTKLTLTIAANYGGRWDILQAANRARVGNPMADITEAGLAPHLSMAYAPEPDLFIRTGGEKRVSNFLLWQLAYTELFFTDQLWPDFDAGSLEAAFASYRQRERRFGRTSEQLAEGEPLPKAG; this is translated from the coding sequence ATGTCCGAATTCGACAGCTCCACGCAGTCCATCCCCGAGACCGGCCACGTGCCGCGCCACGTGGCGATCATCATGGACGGCAACGGGCGCTGGGCGAAGAACCGCTTCCTGCCGCGCGTGGCGGGCCACCGCAAGGGTGTCGAGTCGGTGCGCTCCGTCGTGAAGGCCTGCGCCGAAGGCGGCGTGGAATACCTCACGCTCTTCGCGTTCTCGAGCGAAAACTGGCGCCGCCCGCCCGAGGAAGTCACGTTCCTCATGCAGCTCTTCATCCGCGCCCTCGAGCAGGAAGTCGAAAAGTTGCACGCCAACGGCATCCGCTTCCGGGTCGTGGGCGACATCGCCGCCTTCGACCAGCGCATCCGCGACCTCATTCGCCGCGCCGAGGAGCTCACGGAGGCCAACACCAAGCTCACGCTCACCATCGCCGCCAACTACGGCGGGCGCTGGGACATCCTGCAGGCCGCCAACCGGGCGCGCGTCGGCAACCCGATGGCGGACATCACCGAGGCAGGCCTGGCCCCGCACCTGTCCATGGCCTACGCACCCGAGCCGGACCTCTTCATCCGCACCGGCGGCGAGAAGCGCGTCTCGAACTTCCTGCTGTGGCAGCTCGCGTACACGGAGCTCTTCTTCACCGACCAGCTCTGGCCGGACTTCGATGCCGGCTCGCTCGAGGCCGCCTTCGCGTCCTACCGCCAGCGCGAGCGCCGCTTCGGCCGCACCAGCGAGCAGCTCGCCGAGGGCGAGCCGTTGCCCAAGGCCGGCTAG
- the tsf gene encoding translation elongation factor Ts, with translation MAEITAGMVKELRELTGLGMMECKKALEEAGGDIKKAEELLRIKSGAKASKAAGRVAADGAIATYLSGDAKLGALVEVNAETDFVAKNPDFQAFANAVAEQVAKSNPADVAALSNLSINGETIEAARQKLVQKIGENITVRRFERVQGNGKLVAYVHPGSKVAVMVDLEGDEAVAKDVAMHIAFAKPKFMSRDQVAPDVIAAEKKILEARAAESGKPPEIVAKMVEGGINKFLAEITLLGQPFVKDDKQTVQKMLDAKKSKLHGYKFLVVGEGIEKKQMDFAAEVAAMAKTAA, from the coding sequence ATGGCGGAAATCACCGCAGGCATGGTCAAGGAACTGCGCGAGCTCACCGGGCTCGGCATGATGGAATGCAAGAAGGCGCTGGAAGAAGCCGGCGGCGACATCAAGAAGGCCGAAGAGCTGCTGCGCATCAAGAGCGGCGCCAAGGCGAGCAAGGCCGCGGGCCGCGTGGCTGCCGACGGCGCGATCGCCACGTACCTCTCCGGCGACGCGAAGCTGGGCGCGCTGGTCGAGGTCAACGCCGAGACCGACTTCGTCGCGAAGAACCCCGACTTCCAGGCGTTCGCCAACGCGGTCGCCGAGCAGGTTGCGAAGAGCAACCCGGCCGACGTCGCCGCCCTCTCGAACCTCTCCATCAACGGCGAGACGATCGAGGCCGCGCGCCAGAAGCTGGTGCAGAAGATCGGCGAGAACATCACCGTGCGCCGCTTCGAGCGCGTGCAGGGCAACGGCAAGCTGGTCGCCTACGTGCACCCGGGCTCCAAGGTCGCCGTGATGGTGGACCTCGAGGGCGATGAAGCCGTCGCCAAGGACGTCGCGATGCACATCGCGTTCGCCAAGCCCAAGTTCATGTCGCGCGATCAGGTCGCGCCGGACGTGATCGCCGCCGAGAAGAAGATCCTCGAGGCGCGCGCCGCCGAATCCGGCAAGCCGCCGGAGATCGTGGCGAAGATGGTCGAGGGCGGCATCAACAAGTTCCTGGCCGAGATCACGCTGCTGGGCCAGCCGTTCGTGAAGGACGACAAGCAGACCGTGCAGAAGATGCTCGACGCGAAGAAGTCCAAGCTCCACGGCTACAAGTTCCTGGTCGTGGGCGAGGGCATCGAGAAGAAGCAGATGGACTTCGCGGCCGAAGTCGCCGCGATGGCAAAGACCGCGGCCTGA